GAAGTTGCCGCACATCTGGAAGAACGTGCCGTGGCGGGGGGTCTTGCCGACCTCCTCGATATCGTTCGTGCGAATGCACTTCTGCACGCTCGTCGCGCGCGGGTACGGCGCGGGGACGAGGCCGGAGAGATAGGGCACGAACGGCACCATGCCGGCGACCGTGAACATCAGGCTGGGATCGTCGCTCACGAGCGAGGCCGAGGGCACGACCGTGTGCCCCCTCTTCTCGAAGAAGTCGAGCCAGCGGCGGTGGATTTCGGCGGTCTGCATCCGGTCGGGGTCCTTCTGGGGTGGGGCGGTGATGGTGTGCGGGATCAGCGCTGCTCGCGCAGCTTGCGCAGTGCGTCTTCGACGTCGTCGAGCGCCTCGTCGGCCTCGGCCTCGGCCTTGCGGTACCCGGCGACGAAGGCGCTCCCCAGCTCATCGAGGCCGCGATTGACGCGAGCGAAGAATCGCCGGCCCTCGGGCGTCTGGTTGACGAAGTGGGCGCCGATGAATCCCAGCACCACTCCGGTCATCAGCCACAGCAGTTTGCGCATGTTCCCATTCCTCCTAGCGGCGTTCCGCGCGGCCTGGCGACCGCGCGCGAGAAGCATCTCCCAAGCTTAGCGGTAGCCGCCGACAGCGTTCCGCGCGTCAGACGAAACGCCGAAGGGGCGCCGGATCCCGATCTCTCGGATCCCGACGCCCCCTCGGCGTACGGTGCTCGGGGCTCAGCGACCCGAGTAGTACTCGACCACGAGCTGCACCTCGCAGGTCACGGGGACCTCGGCGCGCTTCGGGCGACGGACCAGGCGGGCCTGGAGCTTGTCGAGCTCGACCTCGAGGTAACCCGGGACGGCGGGCAGAACCTCAGCGTGGCCACCGGCAGCGGCGACCTGGAAGGGCTCGAGGCCCTCCGAGCGCTCCTTGACGTGGATGAGCTGGCCCGGCTTCACGCGGAAGGAGGGGCGGTCGACGATCTTGCCGTCGACGAGGATGTGGCGGTGCACGACGAGCTGGCGAGCCTGCGCGGTGGTACGGGCGAAGCCGGCGCGCAGCACGAGCGCGTCGAGACGCATCTCGAGCAGCTCGACCAGGTTCTCACCGGTCAGGCCGTCCTGACGACGAGCCTCCTTGAAGGCGATGGTCAGCTGCTTCTCGCGGATGCCGTACTGGGCGCGGAGACGCTGCTTCTCACGCAGACGGACGGCGTAGTCGCTGTCGCTCTTGCGCTTGGTGCGGCCGTGCTGGCCGGGGCCGTAGGGGCGCTTCTCGAGGTAGCGGGCCGCCTTCGGGGTGAGGGCGATGCCCAGCGCGCGCGAGCGGCGGGTCTGTGAACGGGTACGCGACGTAGTCGACACGTGGATCCTTTCGGGTTTCTGTGCTGTGCGGCTCGGGATCGAGCCGCGTGTTCTCTCGGCCACGCTGCGCCCGCATTCACGAACTCTCGCTCGCAATGCACGCGACGCAGCAAACCGTCTTCGGTGAGGGAACGACCAGTGCAGAAACCCGGCTACAGGGCGCCTGCCACCTGACTCTCCGCGCGCAGCCGAGCGCGGTAGCGGTGTTGGCCAGCGTCTAGCTTAGCAGATATCGGCGCAGCCCCGCCGCAGCCGATGCGTCGGAGTTCTACCTCTGTCGGCCCTACCCCCGCGTGATCCGTCGGATCTTCTCGAGACGATCGGACACCTCGCGCTCGTTGCCGTGCTGAGTGGGCGAGTAGTAGACGCGGTCCACCAGTTCCTCCGGCAGATACTGCTGGCGCGAGACCCCGCGCGGGTCGCTGTGCGGATAGACGTAGCCCTTGCCGTGCCCGAGCCGCTTCGCTCCCGGATAGTGGGCGTCGCGCAGGTGCTTCGGCACCAGGCCGAACCGCCCCGCCTTCACGTCCGCGATCGCGGTGTCGATCGCCGTGATGACCGCGTTCGACTTGGGCGCCGTGGCGATGTAGATGGTCGCCTCCGCCAGCGGGATCCGCGCCTCGGGCAGCCCGATGAGCTGCGTGGCCTCGGCGGCCGCGACCGCGATCGGCAGCGCCTGCGGATCCGCCAGCCCCACGTCCTCCGCCGCGTGCACCATCAACCGCCGCGCGATGAAGCGCGGATCCTCCCCCGCTTCGATCATGCGCGCGAGATAGTGGATCGCCGCGTCGGGATCGGATCCCCGCAGGGATTTGATGAACGCGCTGATCACGTCGTAGTGCTGGTCGCCGTTGCGGTCGTATCGCAGCAGCGCGCGGTCGACCGCGGTGGAGACGATATCGGAGGTCAGCGCGACCGGAGCCCCCGCGCCGTCGCCTTCGTCGCCTTCGTCGTCTTCATCGCCTTCGTTCCCGTCGCCCTCGTCGCCCGCGGATCGCGCGGCGAGCGCCGAGGCGGCCGAAGCCTCGAGCGCCGTGAGGGCGCGGCGCGCGTCACCCGAGGCGAGTTGCACGAGGGCGTCGAGCGCCTCCTCATCGGCCGCCACCTCGCCGCCGAGCCCGCGTGGATCGGCGATGGCGCGCTCGAGAAGCCTGCGCAGATCAGCGTCGTCCAGAGGCTCGAGCGTGAGGAGCAGCGAGCGCGAGAGCAGTGGGCTGATCACCGAGAACGACGGGTTCTCGGTCGTGGCCGCGACGAGGGTGACCCACCCGTTCTCGACGCCCGGCAGCAGCGCGTCCTGCTGTGCCTTGGTGAACCGGTGGATCTCGTCGAGGAACAGCACGGTCGCGATGTCGTAGAGATCCCGGTCGTTCAGCGCCCGCTCCATCACGGTGCGCACGTCCTTGATGCCGGCGGTCACCGCGGAGAGCTCCACGAAGCGCCGACCGCTCGAGTGCGCGATCGCCTGCGCCAGCGTGGTCTTGCCCGTGCCCGGAGGCCCCCAGAGGATGACGGAGACCGCGCCCCCGCCGCCTCCCGATTCCGAAGCGAGCGTGCGCAGCGGCGACCCCGGGCGCAGCAGATGCTGCTGCCCCACGACCTCGTCGAGCGAGCGCGGTCTCATGCGGACCGCGAGGGGTGCCGTATGAGCGGGAGCAGCGTAGGTTTCCACGTTCCCAATGCTACCGAGCACCCCTGACAAACCCGGCTGTGGCATAGTGGAGGGGTCTATCCGTTACTGGTCGGCAAGCCGGCCCCACACGACAGGTGAGCAGAACCTTGAGCGAAGCGATCAACGAAACGCCCTGGGGCCGAGTCGACGACGACCGCACCGTCTACGTGCGCGAGGGCGACGGCGAACGCGTGGTCGGTTCGTTCCCCGACGGCACGCCGGAGGAGGCTCTCGCCTACTTCACTCGCAAGTACGCCGATCTCGAGGGTCAGATCGTGCTGCTCGAGGCCCGCGTCGCCCGCGGCACCGCCGATGCGTCCGCCGCCGACACGGTCGCGAAGCTGCGCGAGCAGCTCGTCGAGCCCGCGGCCGTCGGCGATATCGCCGCGCTGCGCGCTCGCGTCGAGAAGCTCGGCGAGAAGACCGCGGAGCTCGGCGAGAAGCAGCAGGCCGAGCGCGAGGCTGCGCGCCAGGAGGCGCTCGCGAAGCGCGAGGCCATCGTCGCCGAGGCGGAGCGGCTCGCGGCTCAACCCGAGAACTCGATCCGGTGGAAGGACACGAGCCAGGCCTTCGAGCAGCTCTTCTCCGACTGGCAGTCGTCGCAGCGCAGCGGGCCACAGATCCCGAAGTCTCAGGCCGACGCGCTGTGGAAGCGCTTCCGCACCGCGCGCCAGTCGTTCGACTCGGCCCGCCGCGCGCACTTCGCGCAGATGGACGCCAACAACAAGGACGTGAAGCAGCGCAAGGAGCGGATCATCGCTGCTGCCGAGGCACTCGCGCCGAAGGGCGTCGAGGGCATCCCCGCATATCGTGCGCTGCTCGACGAGTGGAAGGCCGCCGGTCGCGCGAGCCGCAAGCTCGACGATCAGCTGTGGGCGCGCTTCAAGGCCGCCGGCGACGTGCTCTACGAGGCCAAGGCCGCCGAGGCCGCCCAGACCAACGAGGAGTACACCGCCAACCTCGTCGCCAAGCAGGCGCTGCTCGATGAGGCCGCTCCGATCCTCGAGCAGCGCGACCACGCCGCAGCGCGCAAGGCGCTCACGGAGGTGCAGCTGCGCTGGGACGAGATCGGCCGAGTGCCGCGCGAGGCTCTGCGCGACATCGAGTCGCGTCTGCGCAAGATCGAGGATCACGTGAAGGGGCTCGAGGAAGAGCACTGGCGCAAGACCGATCCGGAGACGAAGGCCCGCAGCGAGGGTCTGCGCGGTCAGCTCGAAGCCTCCATCGCCGAGCTCACCGAGCAGCTCGAGGCGGCTCGGGCGGCCGGGGACGCGAAGGCGCAGGCCGAGGTCGAGGAGAAGCTGGCCACGCAGCAGTCGTGGCTCGCGGCGATCGGCGACTGAGCGCCATTCGCTCACAGGTGGCCGATCAGCCTGTGATGCGGCGAGTTATCCACATTCGACCCCGGGGACTGGTTTTTGCGGTGCTCGGGGTCGAGCATTGAGGCATGGACGCACCGCTCCGACCCGCACTCCCCCGATTCGACCGCTGGCCGGAGGCCGTGCGGTTCGCCGAGCATCTCCGGGGCACGCTGGTGCGCTGCGGGCCGGGCTTCCGCGGCGCGGGCTGGCCCGATACGCCGAGGGTGCGCGCCGCCGCGCTCGGGGCCTGGCTGACGCCCGACCGGATCGCCGTGCGGATGACCGCCGCATGGGTCTGGGGAGCCTGCCGCGAGCCCGGACGCCCGCTGGAGTTCTCGACCGTCGGGCGACGCCGCCCGGCGCGGCACGGCACGGCTCCGGACATCGCCCTGCATCAGTTCGCCTATGCGGAGCACGAGCTGCGGCGCCTGGACGAGGGCCTGGTCGTCACGACCCCTGAGCAGACCGCATGCGATCTGCTCAGAGCCCCCGGCCCGTTCCCGCTGTCGCACCGCGTTGCCGTGCGGCTCCTCGGCTGCATGAGCGAGGGCGGCATCGAGGCGATCTGCTCGCGGATCGCCCGCGGCAGACCGCAGTACCGGGCCACGGCCCTCGCCCGTCTCGACGAGGCTGCGGGAGCGCGGCGCCCCAGCAGCGCCGGCTCAGCCGTCAGTTGGTGATGCGATAGACGTCGTAGACGCCGTCGATGCGCCGAACAGCGCCCAGCACGTGATCGAGATGAGTGGCGTTCGCCATCTCGAAGACGAACTTGCTGATCGCGAGACGCGAGGTGGAGGTGTTGACCGAGGCCGAGAGGATGTTGACGTGGTGCTCGGAGAGCACCCGGGTGATATCGGAGAGCAGGCCCGAGCGGTCGAGGGCCTCGACCTGGATCTGCACGAGGAACAGGCTCTTCGAGGTCGGCGCCCACTCGACGTCGACCACGCGGTCCTGCTGCTCGCGCAGGTTCAGGAAGTTGTGGCAGTCGACGCGGTGCACCGAGACGCCCTCGGACTTGGTGACGAACCCCTTGATCTCATCGCCCGGAACCGGGGTGCAGCACTTCGCGAGCTTCGCGAGCACCCCGGACGCGCCCTTCACGACGACCCCGCTCGAATCGGAGACCTTGCTCGCGCGCGGCGCCTCAAGGATGGGCAGCGTCGCGAGTGCCGGCTCGGTGGAGGTCTGCTCGTCGAACACGAGCGCGGTGACCTTCTCGACCACCGACTGCGCCGACACGTGCCCGGCCCCGACTGCAGCGTAGAGCGCGGTCACATCGGCGTACCGCAGCTGCAGCGCGACCTGCTGCAGCGCGTCGGAGTTCATCACCTGATGCAGCGGGAGCGCCTGCTTGCGCAACGCCTTGGTGATCTCGACCTTGCCGTTCTCCGCGTCCTCCTCGCGGCGCTCCTTGGTGAACCACTGGCGGATCTTGTTCTGCGCCCGCTTGCTCTTGACGAACTCGAGCCACGACTTGTTCGGACCCGCGTTCGGGTCCTTCGAGGTGAAGACCTCGACCACGTCGCCGTTCTGGAGCACAGTCTCCAGGGACACCAGGCGTCCGTTCACGCGGGCGCCCATCGTGCGGTGCCCGACCTCGGTGTGCACGGCGTAGGCGAAGTCCACCGGGGTGCCGCCCGCCGGGAGGCCGATCACGCGGCCCTTCGGAGTGAAGACGTACACCTCCTTCGCACCGATCTCGAAGCGCAGCGCGTCGAGGAACTCGCTGGGATCCTCAGTCTCGGCCTGCCAGTCCGAGATGTGCGCGAGCCAGGCCATGTCGCTCGAACCCGGGGCCTGCTGTCCCTGCTGCCGCTGCTTGTACTTCCAGTGCGCGGCCACGCCGTACTCGGCGCGCTGGTGCATCTCGACGGTGCGGATCTGGATCTCCACCGCTCGGCCGTCGGGGCCGATCACCGTCGTGTGCAGCGACTGGTACAGATTGAACTTGGGGGTCGCGATGTAGTCCTTGAAGCGGCCGGGGATCGGGGTCCATCGCGCGTGCACGGCACCGAGAACGGCGTAGCAGTCGCGGATCGAGTTCACGAGCACCCTGATGCCGACCAGATCGTAGATGTCGTCGAAATCGCGGCCGCGCACCACCATCTTCTGGTAGATCGAGTAGAGCTCCTTCGGCCTGCCCGTCACCTCGCCGCGGATCTTCGCCTCGCGGAGGTCGCTCTCGATCGAGCTGATCACGTTGCCGACGAGCTCGTCGCGCTGCGGGTTGCGCTGCGTCACCAGATTCTCGATCTCGGCGTACAGCTTGGGCTTGAGCACCGCGAACGAGAGATCCTCGAGCTCGGCCTTCAGCGACTGGATCCCGAGCCGGTGCGCGAGCGGGGCGTAGATCTCGATGGTCTCCTGCGCCTTGCGCTTGGCGGAGTCGCTCGGCACGAAGCCCCAGGTGCGCGCGTTGTGCAGGCGATCCGCGAGCTTGATCACCAGCACGCGGATGTCCTTCGACATCGCGACCACCATCTTGCGCACGGTCTCGGCCTGCGCGGAGTCTCCGTACTTGACCTTGTCGAGCTTGGTCACCCCGTCGACGAGCATGGCGATCTCCTCGCCGAACTCCTCGGTCAGTTGCTCGAGGGTGTACTCCGTGTCCTCGACGGTGTCGTGCAGCAGCGCCGCGGCGATGGCCACCGGGGCGACACCCAGCTCCGCGAGGATCTGCGCGACCGCGATCGGATGGGTGATGTAGGGCTCGCCGCTGCGGCGCTTCTGCCCGCGGTGCGCGCGCTCGGCGACCGTGTAGGCGCGCTCGATGACCGAGAGATCGGAGCGCGGGTAGTTGGCGCGCACCGTGCGTATGAGCTGGTCGACGGCACCGGGAGAGCTGCCTCGGGAGAAGATCCTCGGCACCAGTCTGCGCAGCGCTGTCGCACCGCTCTGTTGCGTGACGTCATTCGCGACCAAACTCAGACCTCCTCGAATGTTTGAACGTTACACCACGAGAGGTCATTCCCACGAACCGAGTCAGGCGTCGACCGCTGCCCCGTCCCGCTGCTCCTCCGAGCTCGGCTTCGTACCGCGCGCGCGGAGCACCTTCTCGTCGTGCCGCTTGATGCCGGGCTCGCCCTCGCGCAGGTGCGCGTACGAGGGCGCAGCGATGAAGATGGTCGAGTAGGCGCCCACCAGGATGCCGATGAACAGTGCCAGCGAGATATCGCGCAGCGTCCCCGCGCCGAGCACGAACGCGCCGATGAAGAGGATCGAGGCGACGGGCAGCAGAGCGACGATCGAGGTGTTGATCGAGCGCACGAGCGTCTGGTTGATGCCGAGGTTGACCGACTCCGCGAAGGTGCGCCGGTCGTTCAGCTCGCCCGGCGAGGTGTTCTCGCGGATCTTGTCGAAGACCACCACCGTGTCGTAGAGCGAGTAGCCCAGGATGGTGAGGAAGCCGATCATCGCAGCGGGCGTGATCTCGAACCCGGAGATGCCGTAGACGCCCGCGGTGATCACGAGGTCGTGCAGCAGCGCGATGATGGCCGCGAGCGACATCTTCCAGGTGCGGAAGTAGATGGCCATCACCAGCGCGGCGAACAGCAGGAACACCACGAGCGCGATGACCGCCTGCTTGGTGATGTCCTGGCCCCAGGCGGGGCCGATGTAGGAGTAGGTGACCTCGTCTTCGGCGATGCCGTAGGCCTTGGCGAGGGCCGCGGTCACCTCGCGGTTCTCGGCGTCGTCGAGGGCCTCGGTCTGCACGCGGATGTCAGTGGGGCCGACCTGCGCCACGCGGGGCGCGGCCGAGGGCAGCACCTCCGCGACGGCGGCCTCGGCGGTCGCGGGATCGCGATCCCCGTCCCCCGCGATGTGCACCTGGAACTGGCTGCCGCCCGTGAACTCGATGCCGAAGGTGAAACCGCCGCGCAGGAGCGGGCCGAGCACGCAGAGCACGATGAGGACGATCGAGATCGTGTACCAGGTCTTGCGCTTGCCGACGAAGTCGATCGACTTCTCGCCGGTGTAGAGAGCGTTGCCGAATTCGGCGAATGAGCGAGCCATGCTTAGCTCTCC
This DNA window, taken from Leucobacter tenebrionis, encodes the following:
- the secF gene encoding protein translocase subunit SecF, producing the protein MARSFAEFGNALYTGEKSIDFVGKRKTWYTISIVLIVLCVLGPLLRGGFTFGIEFTGGSQFQVHIAGDGDRDPATAEAAVAEVLPSAAPRVAQVGPTDIRVQTEALDDAENREVTAALAKAYGIAEDEVTYSYIGPAWGQDITKQAVIALVVFLLFAALVMAIYFRTWKMSLAAIIALLHDLVITAGVYGISGFEITPAAMIGFLTILGYSLYDTVVVFDKIRENTSPGELNDRRTFAESVNLGINQTLVRSINTSIVALLPVASILFIGAFVLGAGTLRDISLALFIGILVGAYSTIFIAAPSYAHLREGEPGIKRHDEKVLRARGTKPSSEEQRDGAAVDA
- a CDS encoding DUF349 domain-containing protein, which codes for MSEAINETPWGRVDDDRTVYVREGDGERVVGSFPDGTPEEALAYFTRKYADLEGQIVLLEARVARGTADASAADTVAKLREQLVEPAAVGDIAALRARVEKLGEKTAELGEKQQAEREAARQEALAKREAIVAEAERLAAQPENSIRWKDTSQAFEQLFSDWQSSQRSGPQIPKSQADALWKRFRTARQSFDSARRAHFAQMDANNKDVKQRKERIIAAAEALAPKGVEGIPAYRALLDEWKAAGRASRKLDDQLWARFKAAGDVLYEAKAAEAAQTNEEYTANLVAKQALLDEAAPILEQRDHAAARKALTEVQLRWDEIGRVPREALRDIESRLRKIEDHVKGLEEEHWRKTDPETKARSEGLRGQLEASIAELTEQLEAARAAGDAKAQAEVEEKLATQQSWLAAIGD
- a CDS encoding replication-associated recombination protein A, which gives rise to MRPRSLDEVVGQQHLLRPGSPLRTLASESGGGGGAVSVILWGPPGTGKTTLAQAIAHSSGRRFVELSAVTAGIKDVRTVMERALNDRDLYDIATVLFLDEIHRFTKAQQDALLPGVENGWVTLVAATTENPSFSVISPLLSRSLLLTLEPLDDADLRRLLERAIADPRGLGGEVAADEEALDALVQLASGDARRALTALEASAASALAARSAGDEGDGNEGDEDDEGDEGDGAGAPVALTSDIVSTAVDRALLRYDRNGDQHYDVISAFIKSLRGSDPDAAIHYLARMIEAGEDPRFIARRLMVHAAEDVGLADPQALPIAVAAAEATQLIGLPEARIPLAEATIYIATAPKSNAVITAIDTAIADVKAGRFGLVPKHLRDAHYPGAKRLGHGKGYVYPHSDPRGVSRQQYLPEELVDRVYYSPTQHGNEREVSDRLEKIRRITRG
- the rpsD gene encoding 30S ribosomal protein S4: MSTTSRTRSQTRRSRALGIALTPKAARYLEKRPYGPGQHGRTKRKSDSDYAVRLREKQRLRAQYGIREKQLTIAFKEARRQDGLTGENLVELLEMRLDALVLRAGFARTTAQARQLVVHRHILVDGKIVDRPSFRVKPGQLIHVKERSEGLEPFQVAAAGGHAEVLPAVPGYLEVELDKLQARLVRRPKRAEVPVTCEVQLVVEYYSGR
- a CDS encoding RelA/SpoT family protein produces the protein MVANDVTQQSGATALRRLVPRIFSRGSSPGAVDQLIRTVRANYPRSDLSVIERAYTVAERAHRGQKRRSGEPYITHPIAVAQILAELGVAPVAIAAALLHDTVEDTEYTLEQLTEEFGEEIAMLVDGVTKLDKVKYGDSAQAETVRKMVVAMSKDIRVLVIKLADRLHNARTWGFVPSDSAKRKAQETIEIYAPLAHRLGIQSLKAELEDLSFAVLKPKLYAEIENLVTQRNPQRDELVGNVISSIESDLREAKIRGEVTGRPKELYSIYQKMVVRGRDFDDIYDLVGIRVLVNSIRDCYAVLGAVHARWTPIPGRFKDYIATPKFNLYQSLHTTVIGPDGRAVEIQIRTVEMHQRAEYGVAAHWKYKQRQQGQQAPGSSDMAWLAHISDWQAETEDPSEFLDALRFEIGAKEVYVFTPKGRVIGLPAGGTPVDFAYAVHTEVGHRTMGARVNGRLVSLETVLQNGDVVEVFTSKDPNAGPNKSWLEFVKSKRAQNKIRQWFTKERREEDAENGKVEITKALRKQALPLHQVMNSDALQQVALQLRYADVTALYAAVGAGHVSAQSVVEKVTALVFDEQTSTEPALATLPILEAPRASKVSDSSGVVVKGASGVLAKLAKCCTPVPGDEIKGFVTKSEGVSVHRVDCHNFLNLREQQDRVVDVEWAPTSKSLFLVQIQVEALDRSGLLSDITRVLSEHHVNILSASVNTSTSRLAISKFVFEMANATHLDHVLGAVRRIDGVYDVYRITN